Genomic window (Mycolicibacterium smegmatis):
ATGCGGTGCCAGGGCCAGGGTGACGTGTTCCTCGCCGACCGCTCGTTCGACGTGCACCTGCTGCAACTGACCAACACAGCACTTTCGGTCAGCGGCAAGAACGTGCTGGCGTTCTCGTCGAGCCTCGACTGGAACATCGAACGCGTCCGCGGCGGCAGCATGGTCGCAGGCGGCCTGTTCAACACCATGCTGCGCGGTACCGGCTGGGTCGCGCTCACCACCGACGGTCCGCCGGTGGTGCTCGACGCGTCCGAGGCGCCGACGTTCGCCGACACCAATGCCGTCGTGGCGTGGTCGGCCAACCTGCAGACCCAGCTCAAGATGAGCTTCAAGGCCGGTGCGCTGATCGGCCGCGGCTCCGGTGAGGCCATGCAGGTGGCGTTCCACGGCAACGGCTTCGTGATAGTCCAGCCGTCCGAGGGCGTCACCTACCCGGTGCAGTGACGGTCAGCGAAAACGCTTCAGCCGCAAGCTGTTGCTGACCACGAACACCGACGAGAACGCCATGGCCGCACCCGCGAGCATCGGGTTCAGCAGGCCCGCGGCAGCGAGCGGAAGTGCCGCCACGTTGTAGGCGAACGCCCAGAACAGGTTGCCCTTGATGGTCGCCAATGTCCTGCGGGACAAGCGGATCGCATCGGCGGCCGTACGCAGGTCGCCACGCACCAGGGTCAGGTCGCCTGCCTCGATCGCGACGTCGGTACCCGTGCCCATCGACAGCCCCAGATCGGCCTGCGCGAGCGCCGCGGCGTCGTTGACACCGTCGCCGACCATCGCGACCACCCTGCCCTCGGCCTGCAGTCGTTTGATCACGTCGGCCTTGTCCTGCGGCAGCACCTCGGCGTAGACGTCGTCGATGCCCACCTGATCGGCGATGGCGCGTGCCGCCGCGCCGTTGTCACCGGTCAGCATGATGGGCTGCAGACCGAGTTTCCTCAGCTGTCCGATCGCCTCGGCCGACGTGGCCTTGACCGCGTCGGCGACCACGAGCACACCGCGCGCGGTGCCGTCCCAGCCCACGACGACCGCGGTGCGTCCCTGCGCCTGCGCGGCCTCCATCGCGTCGGCGAGCTTGCGCGGCAGGGATTTCTCGGGGTCCCCGAACAAGCGGGGCCTGCCGACGACGACGGCGCGGCCCTCGACGGTGCCCTGGACGCCCAGGCCCTCGATGTTGGCGAAACCCTCGACGGCGGGCAGTTCACCCGTCCGCTCCCTCGCACCCGCGGCGATGGCACGCGCGATCGGATGCTCCGAGGCGTCCTCGACGGCCGCGGCC
Coding sequences:
- a CDS encoding AIM24 family protein, with protein sequence MNGQWLPDPEGRYEYRWWDGQSWTDQVSHQGQLHRAPLGPPPGPGPAQAQPQPQGDGFAGISGELVDGRFSEKEATAIANQNRKMLRVRLGEPFMARQGSMVAYQGNVDFAFEGGGASKFIKKALTGEGLPLMRCQGQGDVFLADRSFDVHLLQLTNTALSVSGKNVLAFSSSLDWNIERVRGGSMVAGGLFNTMLRGTGWVALTTDGPPVVLDASEAPTFADTNAVVAWSANLQTQLKMSFKAGALIGRGSGEAMQVAFHGNGFVIVQPSEGVTYPVQ